In Chrysoperla carnea chromosome 2, inChrCarn1.1, whole genome shotgun sequence, the following proteins share a genomic window:
- the LOC123294107 gene encoding protein AMN1 homolog, producing the protein MENLNKSIVPRLVTRCIDVLVFNIELHKDQLKYLPVYIKNNILKRIDHYSNLKSFFQNGYLRSIIHGQTKFIDLRSIAVCNDILEIISTCKELNTLFLSQINSDKQNLENCFKKLSYLKNLEIRNCDLVTDDLIQVIAKDCPNLVQLNIGGCKNVSDLGLLELCESCKYLRALDISYSKVTTKGIKIFVYKLGFQLTDLRLNNCDGVTDEAIVAIFDLCPNLEMLLYNNCGNVKDDMISIDKNNSNLKQISWTIAW; encoded by the exons atggaaaacttgAATAAATCAATTGTTCCACGATTAGTAACACG gtgCATTGATGTTTTGGTTTTCAATATAGAACTACACAAAGACCAATTGAAATACTTGCCTGTatatatcaaaaacaatatattaaagCGAATTGATcactattcaaatttaaaatcgttttttcaAAATGGTTACCTAAGATCTATTATACACGGTCAAACTAAGTTTATTGATTTACGATCTATAGCTGTTTGTAAtgatattttggaaataatatcAACTTGTAAAGAACTTAACACTTTATTCTTGAGTCAAATTAACTCAGATAAACAAa atcttgaaaattgttttaaaaaattgtcatatttaaaaaatttggagaTACGGAATTGTGATTTAGTTACTGATGATTTAATACAAGTTATCGCAAAAGATTGTCCTAATTTAGTACAACTGAACATTGGTGgatgtaaaaatgtttcagaccTAGGTCTGTTAGAATTGTGTGAGAGTTGTAAATATTTAAGAGCCCTTGATATTTCTTATTCAAAG GTCACAACAAagggaattaaaatttttgtctataaATTAGGATTTCAATTAACAGACTTAAGACTTAATAATTGTGATGGTGTTACAGATGAAGCAATTGttgcaatttttgatttatgtcCAAACCTAGAAATGTTGTTATACAACAATTGTGGTAATGTAAAAG ATGATATGATCTCCATAGACAAAAACAATTCCAatctaaaacaaatttcatggaCGATTGCATGGTAA
- the LOC123292698 gene encoding tRNA 2'-phosphotransferase 1, translated as MTTKRLFLSKKDDFDTQISKSLSWILRHGAHKLQLPIDSEGFIDLVAVISSESLQGKCTLEDIQRIVKNNDKQRFTIRRNCFTNKLEIRANQGHSIQTVTSLELIPIKPDFKSDIIHGTYHRFWPKIKEIGLSRMNRVHIHFTTAIPKGKEHVISGMRNNCGIYIYIDFPKAFESGLQFFMSSNKVILSPGNDNGIIEPKYFLKIIDVKTAAAMAVVYDIFRPTLNDEQVENSDSAGKNMSK; from the exons ATGACGACTAAG agGTTATTCTTATCGAAAAAGGATGATTTCGATACACAAATAAGTAAAAGTTTGTCATGGATTTTACGCCACGGTGCACATAAATTACAATTACCCATTGATAGTGAAGGATTTATTGACTTAGTTGCTGTAATTTCATCAGAGTCTCTTCAAGGTAAATGTACCCTTGAAGATATACaaagaattgtaaaaaataatgataaacaaCGCTTTACGATAAGGCggaattgttttacaaacaAGTTAGAAATACGAGCAAATCAAGGACATTCTATTCAG accGTAACTTCGTTAGAATTAATACCGATTAAACCTGATTTTAAATCAGATATAATTCACGGTACATATCACAGGTTCTGgccaaaaattaaagaaattggaCTAAGTCGAATGAATAGAGTCCATATACATTTTACAACCGCTATACCAAAAGGCAAAGAACATGTAATTAGTGGAATGCGAAATAATTgtggtatttatatttatattgattttcctAAAGCATTCGAAAGTGGTCTACAATTTTTTATGTCTTCAAATAAAGTGATTTTAAGCCCTGGTAATGATAATGGAATTATtgaaccaaaatattttttaaaaattattgacgtGAAAACAg cTGCAGCTATGGCCGTTGTTTATGACATATTTCGCCCCACTCTGAACGATgagcaagttgaaaattcggattcagcAGGAAaaaatatgtcgaaataa
- the LOC123292276 gene encoding poly(A) RNA polymerase, mitochondrial-like, whose protein sequence is MSANSKENKFVENRTENGGGGKPKPFHKSGSLCKGPTLIITGYPRTVKRAAFQKFLASFGKVHKCYFYRDYTTIQYATENTYKTLLQSPLRYENNFLKIKIASPSEIPKNKNENDLTKNLNNGMNIIDPLQLVNKLTECKTADEQLMYFMKELQLPYQEIKTNYSALCQHLELALNTSLFKGCRAMPFGSTVTGLAFKWSDLDVFIQISNISNNLTNATTLAAMYVNESRKPLQRRSDLFTKIITITKAKTPIVKCIHKPTGINCDINFKNMLGVCNSSLVNFLLNSDVRLRPMMMVIKYWAKINDITGPGKISNYALVMLLIFYLQQNPKPILPNISMLQHPSFDKIIEGWNAGYNHNFYFHTINEDSIPYLLHGFYEFYSTYEFSMKVISPFTATSISKAMFHDTEKLENIFWRYKAIILKDGVNKLHVDSCMCIQDPFEHNHNLTKCVNNTTIKHLQTCCTASALICRKAIDSQSIISLLPQLFKETPLTTNLPTQTSNYEITILPGSLIEQNTACSSNLINSEEHQRKIWYERVNEILMLILKKVMKFDISLTKCEQISKAQRTGQSTDVHDDIVESFKISCTGYYVLHSGRKKISKKIDKTTPSLKHEIAISEYILEKYYKTPIIDKKPILELDIEFMARRKPTRIVLEVINRQEKLKNYFIPCAQYLQRWLPSWMEKHLQENTEDIFTPTTS, encoded by the exons atgagTGCAAATTCGAAGGAAAACAAGTTTGTTGAGAATCGTACGGAAAACGGAGGGGGCGGAAAACCTAAACCATTTCACAAGTCAGGATCTTTGTGTAAAGGTCCTACTTTAATAATCAcag gatATCCTAGAACTGTTAAACGAGcagcttttcaaaaatttcttgcaTCATTTGGAAAAGtacataaatgttatttttatcgaGATTATACAACAATACAATATGCGACAgagaatacatataaaacacTTTTACAAAGTCCATTAcgctatgaaaataattttctaaagataaaaattgcctCCCCAAGtgaaataccaaaaaataaaaatgaaaatgatctcACCAAAAATCTGAATAATGGAATGAATATAATTGATCCATTACAATTGGTGAATAAATTAACTGAATGTAAAACGGCGGATGAgcaattaatgtattttatgaaaGAATTACAACTTCCATAtcaagaaattaaaacaaattactcAGCACTTTGTCAACATTTGGAATTGGCATTAAATACATCATTATTTAAAGGATGTCGCGCAATGCCGTTTGGATCAACTGTAACAGGCTTAGCATTTAAATGGAGTGATTTAGATGTATTCATACAAATTTCTAATATATCCAATAATTTAACAAACGCAACAACATTAGCCGCAATGTATGTAAATGAATCCAGAAAACCATTACAACGTCGTTCAgacttatttacaaaaattataacaatcaCAAAAGCAAAAACACCAATTGTGAAATGTATTCATAAACCAACAGGAATTAATTGTgatattaactttaaaaatatgttggGCGTTTGTAATAGCAGTTTAGtcaatttcttattaaatagtGATGTTCGATTACGACCAATGATGATGGTGATCAAATATTGGGcgaaaattaatgatattacTGGACCCgggaaaatatcaaattatgcgTTAGTAATGTTactgatattttatttacaacagaATCCAAAACCAATATTACCAAATATTTCGATGTTACAACATCcatcatttgataaaattatagaGGGCTGGAATGCGGGCTATAATCACAACTTTTATTTCCACACAATAAATGAAGATTCAATACCTTATTTATTACATGGTTTTTACGAATTTTATAGCACGTATGAATTTTCAATGAAAGTTATATCACCATTCACGGCTACAAGCATTTCTAAAGCAATGTTTCATGATactgaaaaattagaaaatattttttggcgaTACAAAGCGATCATATTAAAAGATGGCGTTAATAAATTACATGTGGATTCTTGTATGTGTATACAAGACCCATTTGAACATAACCACAATCTAACGAAATGTGTAAATAATACAACAATTAAACATTTACAAACGTGTTGCACAGCATCAGCTCTTATCTGTCGAAAAGCAATCGATTCACAATCGATAATAAGTTTATTACCACAACTTTTCAAAGAAACACCTTTAACCACTAATTTACCTACCCAAACAAGTAATTATGAAATAACAATATTACCCGGTTCTTTAATAGAACAAAACACCGCTTGCTCGTCAAATCTGATAAATTCAGAAGAACACCAGAGGAAAATTTGGTATGAGCGTGTAAACGAAATTcttatgttaatattaaaaaaagtcatgAAATTTGACATAAGTTTAACAAAATGTGAACAAATCAGTAAAGCACAAAGAACTGGTCAATCCACGGATGTACATGACGATATTGTTGAATCGTTTAAAATTTCATGTACAGGTTACTATGTGTTACACAGTGGCCGTAAAAAGATTTccaagaaaattgataaaacaacACCGAGCTTAAAACATGAAATAGCTATTTCTGAATATATTCttgaaaagtattataaaacacccattattgataaaaaaccaatattaGAATTGGATATTGAATTTATGGCACGCCGTAAACCAACCAGAATTGTTTTGGAAGTTATAAATCggcaagaaaaattaaaaaattatttcataccaTGTGCACAATATCTACAAAGATGGTTGCCTTCATGGATGGAAAAacatttacaagaaaatacTGAGGATATTTTCACTCCCACTACATCTTAG
- the LOC123294106 gene encoding N(4)-(Beta-N-acetylglucosaminyl)-L-asparaginase-like, translating to MNRNNQSYFKLGGIRPPRTKSKTPIVIMAAICVFSITYAIFLIFLAILHSNNASKNNTYYYPMVIATWDFVKSTEKAWEKVYADKSSALDAVEEGCKVCQELQCDGTVGYGGSPDENGETTLEAMIMDGATMNVGAVANLRRVKNVIGVARHVLHYTQHSILAGDLATEFAIKMNFKEEPLSTNTSTSLWKEWKENKCQPNFWTNVSPDPTTSCGPYSPKRLSNWWHVDNEQNKQFHIFGRGNHDTIGIIVIDGDNNIAAGTSTNGAKYKIPGRVGDSPIPGAGAYADNDVGAAACTGDGDIMLRFLPSFLAVEELRRGSLPGAAAATAINRIAEKYPSFVGGIVVVNKEGTYGAACHGLKSFPYTVSNKFLGQATVNTVDCINTEL from the exons aTGAACAGAAATAAccaatcttattttaaattaggagGAATTCGTCCACCACGAACGAAAAGCAAAACACCAATAGTTATAATGGCAGCAATTTGTGTGTTTTCCATTACGTAcgcaatatttttgatatttttagctATATTACATTCTAATAACGCCTCCAAAAacaatacttattattatcCAATGGTAATAGCTACATGGGATTTTGTTAAGTCTACAGAGAAAG CATGGGAAAAGGTATATGCTGATAAAAGTTCGGCACTTGATGCTGTTGAAGAGGGTTGTAAAGTTTGTCAAGAATTGCAGTGTGACGGAACCGTGGGATATGGTGGGAGTCCTGATGAAAATGGAGAAACTACTTTGGAAGCTATGATTATGGATGGAGCTACAATGAATGTGGGAGCTGTTGCAAATTTAAGACGTGTTAAAAATGTTATCGGCGTTGCCCGCCATGTTTTGCATTACACACAACATTCTATTTTAGCTGGTGATTTAGCTACAGAATTTgccataaaaatgaattttaaagaagAACCATTATCTACTAATACTTCAACATCTTTGTGGAAAGAATGGAAAGAAAATAAATGCCAACCCAATTTTTGGACG aatgtaTCACCAGATCCAACGACAAGTTGTGGTCCATATAGTCCGAAACGACTATCAAACTGGTGGCATGTtgataatgaacaaaataaacaatttcatatATTTGGTAGAGGCAACCATGATACTATTGGAATAATTGTAATAGATGGTGATAACAATATTGCTGCTGGGACTTCAACAAATggtgcaaaatataaaattcctgg ACGAGTCGGAGATTCTCCAATTCCTGGAGCAGGAGCATATGCGGATAATGATGTTGGAGCTGCTGCATGTACCGGAGATGGAGATATAATGTTAAGATTTTTACCAAG CTTCTTAGCTGTCGAAGAATTAAGAAGAGGTTCACTGCCAGGTGCTGCTGCGGCTACTGCAATAAATAGAATTGCTGAAAAATATCCCTCATTTGTGGGCGGAATAGTAGTTGTTAACAAAGAAGGTACTTACGGCGCAGCATGCCATGGGCTTAAATCTTTTCCATATACtgttagtaataaatttttaggacAAGCAACTGTTAATACTGTAGATTGTATAAATACTGAACTGTAA
- the LOC123294108 gene encoding clathrin light chain isoform X3: protein MDAFGDNFDQNDIDPAAEFLAREQDQLAGLEDELKPASTTIPTASQDDSQTSDSVKGEHSGSFEMIDNLGQPESESVQNINSATPSPPMNKVVKEEPEKIKKWREEQKKRLEEKDAEEEKKKEEWREIAKKELEDWYRHHEEQIAKTKAANRESAKNAEKQFVAEVDEIEPGTEWERIAKLCDFNPKASKTSKDVSRMRSIILQLKQNPPQLSRAKKA, encoded by the exons ATGGACGCGTTTGGtgataattttgatcaaaatgacATTGATCCAGCTGCAGAATTTTTAGCTCGAGAACAAGACCAACTTGCAGGTTTAGAAGATGAATTAAAACCAGCAAGTACAACTATTCCTACGGCTTCACAag ATGACTCGCAAACATCTGATTCTGTGAAAGGTGAACATAGCGGGAGCTTTGAAATGATTGATAATCTGGGTCAACCTGAAAGTGAATCTGTACAAAATATTAACTCtg CTACACCTTCCCCACCAATGAACAAAGTTGTTAAAGAAGaaccagaaaaaataaaaaaatggcgtGAGGAACAGAAAAAACGCCTTGAAGAGaaag ATGCTgaagaagaaaagaaaaaagaagaatGGCGAGAAATAGCAAAAAAAGAATTGGAGGATTGGTATCGCCATCACGAGGAACAAATTGCTAAAACTAAAGCAGCTAATAG AGAATCagccaa AAATGCCGAAAAACAATTTGTTGCTGAAGTTGATGAAATTGAACCAGGTACAGAATGGGAACGAATTGCTAAACTATGTGATTTTAATCCAAAGGCGAGTAAAACAAGCAAGGATGTGTCGAGAATGcgttcaataattttacaattaaaacaaaatcctCCACAACTATCAAGAGCAAAGAaggcataa
- the LOC123294109 gene encoding mitochondrial import inner membrane translocase subunit Tim8, translated as MSDFYSEGYNNNVGSASGSKGGDNELQEFLLIEKQKAQFQAQINEFNDFCWDKCLDKPGNKLDSKTETCITNCVNRFIDVSLLVTKRFAQIIQKNGA; from the exons atgtcTGATTTTTATAGTGaaggttataataataatgttggaTCAGCATCAGGAAGTAAAGGGGGTGATAATGAGCTACAAGAATTTTTgttaatagaaaaacaaaaagcaCAATTTCAAGCTCAG attaacgaattcaatgatttttgttGGGATAAATGTCTGGATAAACCTGGAAATAAATTGGATAGCAAAACTGAGACATGCATAACAAATTGTGTAAATCGATTTATAGATGTATCGTTGTTGGTTACCAAACGATTTGCacaaattattcaaaagaatGGAGCATAA
- the LOC123294108 gene encoding clathrin light chain isoform X2, with amino-acid sequence MDAFGDNFDQNDIDPAAEFLAREQDQLAGLEDELKPASTTIPTASQDDSQTSDSVKGEHSGSFEMIDNLGQPESESVQNINSEIVDSTNDGLDFGYDAGRATPSPPMNKVVKEEPEKIKKWREEQKKRLEEKDAEEEKKKEEWREIAKKELEDWYRHHEEQIAKTKAANRNAEKQFVAEVDEIEPGTEWERIAKLCDFNPKASKTSKDVSRMRSIILQLKQNPPQLSRAKKA; translated from the exons ATGGACGCGTTTGGtgataattttgatcaaaatgacATTGATCCAGCTGCAGAATTTTTAGCTCGAGAACAAGACCAACTTGCAGGTTTAGAAGATGAATTAAAACCAGCAAGTACAACTATTCCTACGGCTTCACAag ATGACTCGCAAACATCTGATTCTGTGAAAGGTGAACATAGCGGGAGCTTTGAAATGATTGATAATCTGGGTCAACCTGAAAGTGAATCTGTACAAAATATTAACTCtg aAATCGTAGATTCAACTAATGATGGGCTCGATTTTGGTTATGATGCGGGTAGAG CTACACCTTCCCCACCAATGAACAAAGTTGTTAAAGAAGaaccagaaaaaataaaaaaatggcgtGAGGAACAGAAAAAACGCCTTGAAGAGaaag ATGCTgaagaagaaaagaaaaaagaagaatGGCGAGAAATAGCAAAAAAAGAATTGGAGGATTGGTATCGCCATCACGAGGAACAAATTGCTAAAACTAAAGCAGCTAATAG AAATGCCGAAAAACAATTTGTTGCTGAAGTTGATGAAATTGAACCAGGTACAGAATGGGAACGAATTGCTAAACTATGTGATTTTAATCCAAAGGCGAGTAAAACAAGCAAGGATGTGTCGAGAATGcgttcaataattttacaattaaaacaaaatcctCCACAACTATCAAGAGCAAAGAaggcataa
- the LOC123293255 gene encoding monocarboxylate transporter 6-like, with product MTNINMELKSNSKRSEKLTYTWEAPDGGWGYMVALGFVLMFSFTMSTFVCFGLVYGKFLKERGDEITSTTYIHGVFGVTFSFMGLLTNRLLSYYSLRLIGIIGSIIYFSGAFLSIFVQNVSQLVFTFGFLQGVGYGLMVPVVFTAFNQYFVKKRSLVNSISQGMITALTLTYPVITQYLVENFGQRGTAAIFAAGSLNAFFAVVLIQPVEKHMVKKVQDSEAPNLKTEFKQISITNEKNNEKHQESITFLQVIVDTLDLTLLCDLKFVNLIVGCALAYVTDICLINLTPLLLLNRGFSSQTTAFILTLVVCGDFVSRIIQTIFNVFITVKSRYLVLLGLISAGIMRLVFALDEDLMVAAIAIIAVGFFRSWIHVPLPLAIAESCSSKRFPAAYGLYMITTGIFNILLPILLAVISQTDTTTVIILAALILIGGISWTIEIMWLKGCQVKNNDIK from the exons ATGACTAATATCAACATGGAGTTAAAAAGTAACTCAAAAAGGAGTGAAAAACTCACATATACTTGGGAAGCTCCAGATGGTGGATGGGGCTACATGGTTGCTTTGggttttgttttaatgttt tCATTCACAATGAGTACCTTCGTATGTTTTGGATTAGTCTATGGGAAATTTCTAAAAGAACGTGGTGACGAAATTACGTCAACTACTTATATTCATGGTGTTTTTGGTGTCACATTCTCATTTATgg GATTACTTACAAATCGACTTTTATCATATTATTCATTACGTTTAATCGGAATTATTGgctcaattatttatttttctggagcatttttaagtatatttgtgCAAAATGTATCACAACTAGTTTTTACATTTGGATTTTTACAag gagTTGGTTATGGTTTGATGGTTCCTGTTGTTTTTACAgcctttaatcaatattttgttaaaaaacgaTCATTAGTCAATAGCATATCCCAAGGCATGATTACCGCTTTAACATTGACATATCCCGTAATTACTCAATATTTAGTAGAAAATTTCGGACAACGAGGAACGGCTGCTATATTTGCTGCTGGAagtttaaatgcattttttgccGTGGTATTAATTCAACCCGTTGAGAAGCATATGGTTAAAAAAGTACAAGATTCTGAAGCACCGAATTTAAAAACAG aattcaaacaaatatcgattacaaatgaaaaaaacaatgaaaaacatCAGGAAAGCATCACATTTTT ACAAGTGATTGTTGATACTTTGGATTTAACATTATTATGTGATTTGaagtttgtaaatttaatcGTTGGATGTGCGCTTGCGTATGTGACagatatttgtttaataaatttaacgcCACTATTACTTCTAAATCGAGGATTTTCTTCGCAAACTACAGCATTTATTCTTACTTTGGTAGTATGTGGCGATTTTGTTTCAAGAAttattcaaactatttttaatgtttttattaccGTAAAAAGCCGCTATTTAGTTTTACTGGGATTAATATCAGCAGGAATCATGCGACTTG tttttgcaCTTGATGAAGATTTAATGGTAGCTGCAATTGCAATAATTGCAGTAGGTTTCTTCCGCAGTTGGATACATGTTCCATTACCACTTGCGATAGCTGAAAGTTGTTCTTCAAAACGATTTCCTGCAGCTTATGGACTTTACATGATCACAACCggaatattcaatattttgttaccaattttattag ccGTTATTTCTCAAACCGATACAACAACTGTGATTATTTTGGCTGCGTTAATTTTAATTGGTGGAATATCATGGACAATCGAAATAATGTGGTTAAAAGGTTGccaagttaaaaataatgacataaAATGA
- the LOC123294108 gene encoding clathrin light chain isoform X1, whose translation MDAFGDNFDQNDIDPAAEFLAREQDQLAGLEDELKPASTTIPTASQDDSQTSDSVKGEHSGSFEMIDNLGQPESESVQNINSEIVDSTNDGLDFGYDAGRATPSPPMNKVVKEEPEKIKKWREEQKKRLEEKDAEEEKKKEEWREIAKKELEDWYRHHEEQIAKTKAANRESAKNAEKQFVAEVDEIEPGTEWERIAKLCDFNPKASKTSKDVSRMRSIILQLKQNPPQLSRAKKA comes from the exons ATGGACGCGTTTGGtgataattttgatcaaaatgacATTGATCCAGCTGCAGAATTTTTAGCTCGAGAACAAGACCAACTTGCAGGTTTAGAAGATGAATTAAAACCAGCAAGTACAACTATTCCTACGGCTTCACAag ATGACTCGCAAACATCTGATTCTGTGAAAGGTGAACATAGCGGGAGCTTTGAAATGATTGATAATCTGGGTCAACCTGAAAGTGAATCTGTACAAAATATTAACTCtg aAATCGTAGATTCAACTAATGATGGGCTCGATTTTGGTTATGATGCGGGTAGAG CTACACCTTCCCCACCAATGAACAAAGTTGTTAAAGAAGaaccagaaaaaataaaaaaatggcgtGAGGAACAGAAAAAACGCCTTGAAGAGaaag ATGCTgaagaagaaaagaaaaaagaagaatGGCGAGAAATAGCAAAAAAAGAATTGGAGGATTGGTATCGCCATCACGAGGAACAAATTGCTAAAACTAAAGCAGCTAATAG AGAATCagccaa AAATGCCGAAAAACAATTTGTTGCTGAAGTTGATGAAATTGAACCAGGTACAGAATGGGAACGAATTGCTAAACTATGTGATTTTAATCCAAAGGCGAGTAAAACAAGCAAGGATGTGTCGAGAATGcgttcaataattttacaattaaaacaaaatcctCCACAACTATCAAGAGCAAAGAaggcataa